One Oscillospiraceae bacterium genomic region harbors:
- a CDS encoding GDSL-type esterase/lipase family protein, which translates to MSRKRSEEKTGLSPIQRKACVVMAFCVLAVVLSFLVSWILPAKLGLFGESDLYDPTQYPLDTSLGSILGQESAQGNYINDTVFVGGTQAVSMSKDSSITLNQYAGKDGLKVSQVLRETCVNFADDANSYTIPQAIAKMKPLHVYVMVGSDDLDGSVSVDEFVNDYKQILQSIKSAYSACDVVACAIAPVSKDAADAAQKQTYIDQYNQQLAVACNDMGFKYLNLPEVMKNDKGYAVDSYVDASTGGFSGSGVNVVLDYIKNHAHNVEDTRGDRGEIPQRAASAAGNGSSATPAPTATPNKLTASYRVENGKGTLTGNNQTGVSSLDLEVASGTQVSVTAVPADGYTFYKWSDGVTDATRYDVINKDVSVTAMFNDSRVELTLDKGDSTIKKGESISITATVKLGGKDYSNSNVQWSVNDELEQNGGTFTFTGSNAGEYTIKAGIEINGTFSTAQIKVTVQADPTSVTVSGPDTATVGNKVTFTANVQNANGDVQWSCEETSWKATGNQVEFTANEAGTYHIHAVNNGADAVFTLHVNAAPTPTPTPTTNPDSDSDD; encoded by the coding sequence ATGAGCCGTAAACGATCTGAGGAAAAAACCGGTCTCAGCCCCATCCAGCGCAAGGCCTGCGTGGTCATGGCGTTCTGCGTGCTGGCCGTGGTGCTTAGCTTTTTGGTATCGTGGATACTGCCGGCAAAGCTGGGCCTGTTTGGCGAGTCTGATCTGTATGATCCCACCCAGTACCCGCTGGATACCAGCCTCGGCTCCATCCTGGGGCAGGAGAGTGCCCAGGGCAACTACATCAACGATACCGTCTTTGTGGGCGGCACCCAGGCGGTGTCCATGTCCAAAGACAGCAGCATCACCTTAAACCAGTACGCCGGCAAGGATGGGCTGAAAGTCTCCCAGGTGCTGCGTGAGACCTGCGTCAACTTCGCCGACGACGCCAACAGCTACACCATCCCACAGGCCATCGCCAAGATGAAGCCCCTGCACGTCTACGTCATGGTGGGCAGCGATGATCTGGACGGTTCTGTCAGCGTGGACGAGTTCGTCAACGACTACAAGCAGATCTTGCAAAGCATCAAGTCGGCCTACTCCGCCTGCGACGTGGTGGCCTGCGCCATTGCGCCCGTCTCCAAAGACGCCGCCGACGCCGCCCAGAAGCAGACCTACATTGACCAGTACAACCAGCAGCTGGCTGTCGCCTGCAACGATATGGGCTTCAAGTACCTGAACCTGCCGGAAGTCATGAAGAACGACAAGGGCTACGCTGTGGACAGCTACGTGGATGCCTCCACCGGCGGCTTCTCCGGCTCCGGCGTCAACGTCGTGCTGGATTACATCAAGAACCACGCCCACAATGTGGAGGATACCCGCGGCGATCGCGGAGAGATCCCGCAGCGTGCGGCCTCGGCAGCAGGCAACGGCAGCAGCGCCACCCCGGCCCCGACCGCTACCCCCAATAAACTGACCGCCAGCTACCGTGTCGAGAACGGCAAGGGCACCCTGACCGGCAATAACCAGACCGGTGTTTCCAGTCTGGATCTTGAGGTTGCCAGCGGCACCCAGGTCAGCGTGACCGCCGTGCCTGCCGATGGCTACACCTTCTATAAGTGGAGCGACGGCGTCACCGATGCCACCCGTTACGACGTCATCAACAAGGACGTTTCAGTCACGGCTATGTTCAATGATTCCCGCGTCGAGCTGACGCTGGACAAGGGCGACAGCACCATCAAGAAGGGCGAGAGCATCTCCATCACCGCCACGGTCAAGCTGGGCGGCAAGGATTACAGTAACTCCAACGTCCAGTGGTCGGTCAACGACGAACTGGAACAGAACGGCGGCACCTTCACCTTCACCGGCTCCAACGCGGGCGAGTACACCATCAAGGCGGGCATCGAGATCAACGGTACCTTCTCCACCGCGCAGATCAAAGTCACCGTGCAGGCTGACCCGACCTCCGTCACCGTCAGTGGACCTGACACGGCCACGGTAGGCAACAAGGTGACCTTTACCGCCAATGTGCAGAACGCCAACGGCGATGTGCAGTGGAGCTGTGAGGAGACCAGCTGGAAAGCTACCGGCAATCAGGTGGAGTTTACCGCCAACGAGGCCGGCACCTACCATATCCACGCCGTCAACAATGGCGCCGATGCCGTCTTTACGCTGCACGTCAACGCCGCCCCCACGCCGACGCCGACGCCGACCACGAACCCCGACTCCGACTCGGACGACTAA
- a CDS encoding glycerol-3-phosphate acyltransferase, protein MEITLRILCLLVGYLLGSFLTAECIARRLTGRSARDLGSGNPGMANIMATLGKGPGFAVLAGDVAKTVLACGLCWLLAGPVLGHTALLYAGAGAISGHNCSLWHKGWGGKGVAVTCTWLILYLPVTGALCCLAGGLAVLGLGYLPLGAVLIPTLAVPIAWVQYGPESGIILLLAAAMMFWRHKNGLHRIFLGQEKQFFRPKS, encoded by the coding sequence ATGGAAATCACACTGCGCATCCTCTGCCTGCTGGTGGGTTACCTGCTGGGCAGTTTCCTCACGGCAGAATGTATCGCCCGCCGCCTAACTGGCCGCAGCGCCCGTGATCTGGGCAGCGGCAACCCCGGCATGGCCAACATCATGGCGACCTTGGGCAAAGGCCCTGGCTTTGCCGTATTGGCTGGCGACGTAGCCAAAACCGTGCTGGCCTGCGGGCTGTGCTGGCTGCTGGCAGGCCCTGTGCTGGGGCATACAGCGCTGCTGTACGCCGGGGCGGGGGCCATCTCAGGCCACAACTGCAGCCTGTGGCATAAGGGATGGGGCGGCAAGGGCGTGGCCGTTACCTGTACCTGGCTGATCTTATACCTGCCCGTCACCGGGGCATTGTGCTGCCTGGCAGGGGGGCTGGCTGTGCTGGGACTGGGCTACCTGCCGCTGGGGGCGGTGCTCATCCCCACGCTGGCAGTGCCCATCGCCTGGGTGCAGTATGGGCCCGAGAGCGGCATCATCCTGCTGTTGGCCGCGGCTATGATGTTTTGGCGGCACAAAAATGGATTGCACAGAATTTTTTTAGGGCAGGAAAAACAATTTTTCCGCCCCAAAAGCTGA
- a CDS encoding uracil-DNA glycosylase: protein MDLQTLQQECLACQRCGLCQTRTNVVFGQGVPNAEVLFVGEGPGASEDEQGLPFVGRSGQLLDHYLEAIDLSREKNVYIANIVKCRPPQNRDPLPEESKACIPWLRQQFQILQPRIVVCLGRIAAQQMIGPEFLITREHGKFFDKQGTLFMGTYHPAALLRYPVNKPAVFGDFVALREKITQVCDHTY from the coding sequence ATGGATCTGCAAACTTTGCAGCAGGAATGTCTCGCCTGCCAGCGCTGCGGCCTGTGCCAGACGCGCACCAACGTGGTGTTCGGCCAGGGCGTGCCCAATGCCGAGGTGCTGTTTGTAGGCGAAGGTCCCGGCGCCAGCGAGGACGAGCAGGGCCTGCCCTTTGTGGGCCGCAGCGGCCAGCTGCTGGACCATTATCTTGAGGCCATTGATTTAAGCCGTGAGAAGAACGTGTACATTGCCAACATTGTAAAGTGCCGCCCGCCGCAAAACCGCGACCCGCTGCCGGAAGAGTCCAAGGCGTGCATCCCCTGGCTGCGCCAGCAGTTCCAGATCTTGCAGCCGCGCATCGTGGTCTGTCTGGGGCGCATCGCCGCACAGCAGATGATCGGGCCGGAGTTTTTGATCACCCGGGAACACGGCAAGTTTTTTGACAAGCAGGGCACCTTATTTATGGGCACCTACCACCCCGCCGCCCTGCTGCGCTACCCCGTAAACAAGCCCGCGGTGTTTGGCGATTTCGTAGCCCTGCGGGAGAAAATCACCCAGGTGTGTGACCACACCTACTAA
- a CDS encoding PD-(D/E)XK nuclease family protein: MPETESLALTLPIRRLVEFLLRSGSIDSRFTGFDRANEGARLHRKLQRAAVKEYPDYEAEAALRQEFGCEGITYTLEGRADGLFTDRDGMRTIDEIKTTTLPPEFITGEQSPEHWAQAQCYAAIYALQNDLPAMRVRLTYYQVDEELEFNFTHDYTAEALQDIVQGLLTQYAPWARRAAAWQRDRRASLQALTFPFAGYRPGQRAMIGAVYKTCCEGGQLLCQAPTGIGKTMSVLFPALKALEDGGPVFYLTARGTTRAAAENAVAVLHGHDASLKLRSVTLTAKDKICLQDRRECTPEACPYANGYFDRVKTALWDGLDTPTLTADALRELARRHRVCPFELGLDLSLWCDVVIGDYNYLFDPVVHLARFFESRGDYLFLVDEAHNLPGRARDMHSASLCKSAFFDARKRLGKGKSSLKNALTKINNLFIEWRHRCEEAEGRTFFVRERADAFDRALQKLCEPLEIWLDEHRDPDETHEALLQLFFDVRGWLRVADTFDEHFVLQVSAYGSEVRVSMLCLDPHEFLQADFAKGRAAVLFSATLSPAGYYKDLCGVPKARAVALRSPFPAENLGLWCARNISTRYKDRADSVEKIAALLYEMVCARAGNYLAFFPSYSYLEQVREVFCTAHPEVETLRQDTAMDEASRADFLAQFTAAPGRTLLGFAVLGGVFGEGVDLAGERLIGAAIVSPGLPQVGPRQEQLRAHFEETRGSGFDYAYRFPGMNKVLQAAGRVIRTPEDKGVVLLIDDRFLAPDTRRLMPPHWDGLRAVGSAEELRAELEWFWNNK; encoded by the coding sequence ATGCCGGAGACAGAATCCCTAGCGCTTACCCTGCCCATCCGGCGGCTGGTGGAGTTTCTTTTGCGCAGCGGCAGCATCGACAGCCGCTTTACCGGCTTTGACCGCGCCAACGAGGGCGCACGCCTGCACCGCAAATTGCAGCGCGCCGCCGTAAAGGAATACCCGGATTACGAGGCCGAAGCGGCCCTGCGGCAGGAGTTTGGCTGCGAGGGCATCACCTACACTTTAGAGGGCCGCGCCGACGGCCTGTTTACCGACCGCGACGGCATGCGGACCATCGACGAGATCAAGACCACCACCCTGCCGCCGGAGTTCATCACCGGCGAGCAGAGTCCCGAGCACTGGGCCCAGGCGCAGTGCTATGCGGCCATATACGCCCTGCAAAACGATCTGCCTGCCATGCGGGTGCGGCTGACCTACTACCAGGTGGACGAGGAGTTGGAGTTCAACTTTACCCACGATTATACTGCTGAAGCCTTGCAGGACATCGTGCAGGGGCTGCTGACCCAGTACGCCCCCTGGGCGCGGCGGGCAGCAGCCTGGCAGCGGGACAGACGCGCCAGTTTGCAGGCGCTGACATTTCCCTTTGCGGGCTACCGGCCCGGCCAGCGGGCGATGATCGGGGCCGTATACAAGACCTGCTGCGAGGGCGGGCAGCTGCTGTGCCAGGCCCCCACCGGCATTGGCAAGACAATGAGCGTGCTGTTCCCTGCCCTGAAAGCGCTGGAAGACGGCGGGCCGGTGTTTTACCTGACGGCCCGCGGCACCACCCGCGCTGCCGCCGAAAACGCTGTGGCTGTGCTGCATGGCCACGATGCCAGCTTAAAGCTGCGCAGCGTGACGCTGACCGCGAAAGATAAGATCTGTTTGCAGGACCGCCGCGAGTGTACGCCCGAAGCCTGCCCCTACGCCAACGGCTACTTCGACCGGGTGAAAACGGCGCTGTGGGATGGGCTGGACACGCCCACCCTGACCGCCGACGCCCTGCGGGAACTGGCACGCAGGCATAGGGTGTGCCCCTTTGAGCTGGGACTGGATTTGAGTTTGTGGTGCGATGTGGTCATCGGCGATTACAACTACCTGTTTGACCCGGTGGTGCATCTGGCGCGCTTTTTTGAGAGCCGGGGCGACTACCTGTTTTTGGTGGACGAGGCCCACAACCTGCCCGGCCGTGCCCGGGACATGCACAGTGCCAGCCTTTGCAAAAGCGCCTTTTTTGACGCCCGCAAGCGGCTGGGCAAGGGCAAAAGCAGCCTGAAAAATGCGCTGACCAAGATCAACAATCTGTTTATCGAGTGGCGGCATCGCTGTGAGGAAGCCGAGGGCCGCACCTTTTTTGTGCGGGAACGCGCTGATGCTTTTGACCGCGCCTTACAGAAACTTTGTGAGCCTTTGGAAATTTGGCTGGACGAACACCGCGACCCCGACGAAACCCACGAAGCCCTGCTGCAGTTATTTTTTGATGTGCGCGGCTGGCTGCGAGTGGCCGATACCTTTGACGAGCATTTTGTTTTACAGGTATCTGCCTACGGCAGCGAAGTGCGTGTGAGCATGCTTTGCCTGGACCCGCATGAATTTTTGCAGGCGGATTTTGCCAAGGGCCGCGCGGCGGTGCTGTTCAGCGCCACGTTAAGCCCTGCCGGGTACTACAAGGACCTGTGTGGTGTGCCTAAGGCGCGGGCCGTGGCCCTGCGCAGCCCCTTTCCTGCGGAAAATTTAGGGCTGTGGTGTGCGCGGAACATCAGCACCCGGTACAAGGACCGGGCGGACAGCGTGGAAAAGATCGCCGCGCTGCTGTACGAGATGGTGTGTGCCCGCGCCGGGAATTACCTGGCGTTCTTCCCCAGTTACAGCTATCTGGAGCAGGTGCGGGAGGTGTTCTGCACTGCTCACCCGGAGGTGGAGACCCTGCGGCAGGATACCGCCATGGATGAAGCCAGCCGCGCGGACTTTTTAGCGCAATTTACCGCCGCACCCGGGCGTACCCTGCTGGGCTTTGCAGTGCTGGGCGGCGTGTTTGGCGAGGGCGTAGACCTGGCCGGAGAGCGGCTGATCGGCGCAGCCATCGTAAGCCCCGGTCTGCCCCAGGTCGGTCCCCGGCAGGAGCAGCTGCGCGCCCACTTTGAGGAGACGCGCGGCTCCGGGTTTGACTATGCTTACCGTTTCCCCGGCATGAACAAGGTCTTGCAGGCCGCCGGGCGGGTCATCCGCACGCCGGAGGATAAGGGTGTGGTACTGCTGATCGACGACCGCTTTTTAGCGCCTGATACCCGGCGTTTGATGCCGCCCCATTGGGATGGGCTAAGGGCCGTGGGCAGTGCCGAGGAATTGCGGGCGGAGTTGGAATGGTTTTGGAATAACAAATAA
- a CDS encoding U32 family peptidase yields MLQQPELLAPAGSLETLKYAVMYGADAVYCALPEFGMRAAPVNLTVGELHEGCIFAHARGKKVYLTLNTLPTNEELNKLPQYIQNAAEAGVDAFIIADLGVLALAKKYAPQVERHVSTQAGITNYEAAKVCYELGAKRVVLARELPLTEIALIRDNCPADLELEAFVHGAMCMSVSGRCLLSSYMAGRSGNRGECAQPCRWKYNLVEEHRPGQYMEIGESEDNGSYILNANDLCTAPFIDLICKAGVDSLKIEGRAKTFYYVASVTSAYRRALDAYLRDPYNDDFELPDDVIEELNRTSHRHYSPGFYFGKEQAQQTPSHTYVRDWDFIGTVDGWDKGVAHCTQRGKFNLGDSIEVLQPDGSVVTLTPEWIKNAEGERVDATPHPMMQYTIPCATPLMPYSLLRMRKPE; encoded by the coding sequence ATGCTGCAACAGCCTGAACTGCTGGCCCCAGCCGGCAGCCTGGAAACTTTGAAATACGCCGTCATGTACGGCGCGGACGCTGTCTACTGCGCTCTGCCGGAATTCGGCATGCGGGCCGCCCCGGTCAACCTGACGGTGGGCGAGCTGCACGAGGGCTGCATCTTCGCCCACGCCCGCGGCAAAAAGGTCTATCTGACGCTGAACACCCTGCCCACCAACGAGGAGCTGAACAAGCTGCCCCAGTATATCCAGAATGCCGCCGAGGCCGGCGTCGATGCCTTTATCATTGCCGACCTGGGTGTGCTGGCGCTGGCCAAAAAATACGCTCCCCAGGTGGAGCGCCATGTCTCCACCCAGGCGGGCATCACCAACTACGAGGCCGCCAAGGTATGCTACGAACTGGGCGCCAAGCGCGTGGTGCTGGCCCGTGAACTGCCCCTGACCGAGATCGCTCTCATCCGCGATAACTGCCCTGCTGACCTGGAACTGGAAGCTTTCGTTCACGGTGCCATGTGCATGAGCGTCTCCGGCCGGTGCCTGCTGTCCAGCTATATGGCAGGCCGCAGCGGCAACCGGGGTGAGTGCGCCCAGCCCTGCCGCTGGAAGTATAACCTGGTCGAGGAGCACCGCCCCGGCCAGTATATGGAGATCGGTGAGAGCGAGGACAACGGCAGCTATATCCTGAACGCCAACGACCTTTGCACCGCGCCGTTCATCGACCTGATCTGCAAGGCAGGCGTGGACAGCCTGAAGATCGAGGGACGCGCCAAGACGTTTTACTATGTTGCGTCTGTCACCAGCGCCTACCGCCGCGCACTGGATGCCTACCTGCGCGACCCCTACAATGATGACTTTGAGCTGCCCGATGATGTCATCGAGGAGCTGAACCGTACCAGCCACCGCCACTATTCGCCGGGCTTCTACTTCGGCAAGGAGCAGGCCCAGCAGACCCCCAGCCACACCTATGTGCGGGACTGGGACTTCATCGGCACGGTGGACGGCTGGGACAAGGGCGTAGCCCACTGCACCCAGCGCGGCAAGTTCAACCTGGGGGATTCCATCGAGGTGTTGCAGCCTGACGGCAGTGTCGTCACCCTGACCCCGGAGTGGATCAAGAACGCCGAGGGCGAGCGCGTCGACGCCACCCCGCACCCGATGATGCAGTATACCATCCCCTGCGCCACCCCGCTGATGCCCTACAGCCTGCTGCGCATGCGCAAGCCGGAATAA
- the mltG gene encoding endolytic transglycosylase MltG: protein MKISRTSGETPQNAPAPQPKTQPTPAPAPKPRRKPKPEPEYEEDDDEEEEEHRRHFPVGCLIVIIILALVGFGAYKGMQFYSEIDGGTDLGAEQTVSIEQGSSVSSIATQLKDAGIIQYDWLFKQYAKYSGKADGIQYGDFTLRSGMSYNDIIKTLSEVVRRATTNVTIPEGTTAVGVAQIFVDAGLVDDVDTFLNCANGTDGSDFSQYDFWNQIPDNGRLMKCEGYLYPETYNVYTDEDVYYYVDTMYSEFASKTAALADTIAAKGTTLDDVVKLASFIQEEAGLESEDAKVSACFHNRLESDDPQWAEHKLESNACSYIMRDSENNYLWNSPTAQYYGWPDQGAIPDDVLALYDTYSISGLPAGPISNPGYAAIEAALNPDQEYIDEGYYFFVTGHPGTDVAGQYFYAKTADEHYQNCVKAGWA, encoded by the coding sequence ATGAAAATCAGCCGTACCAGCGGGGAGACCCCGCAGAACGCCCCCGCGCCGCAGCCCAAGACTCAGCCTACTCCGGCCCCGGCCCCCAAGCCCCGCCGCAAGCCGAAACCCGAGCCGGAATATGAGGAAGATGACGACGAGGAAGAAGAGGAACATCGCCGCCATTTCCCCGTGGGCTGCCTGATCGTTATCATCATCCTGGCGCTGGTGGGCTTTGGTGCCTATAAAGGCATGCAGTTCTACAGCGAGATCGACGGCGGCACCGACCTGGGTGCCGAGCAGACCGTCTCCATCGAACAGGGCTCTTCCGTCAGCAGCATTGCCACCCAGCTGAAGGATGCGGGCATCATCCAGTATGATTGGCTCTTTAAACAATACGCCAAATACAGCGGCAAGGCCGACGGCATCCAGTACGGCGACTTTACGCTGCGCTCTGGCATGAGCTACAACGACATTATCAAGACTCTCTCCGAGGTCGTGCGCCGCGCCACCACCAACGTCACCATCCCCGAGGGTACTACCGCTGTCGGCGTGGCCCAGATCTTTGTGGATGCCGGGCTGGTGGACGATGTGGACACCTTCCTCAACTGCGCCAACGGCACCGACGGCTCCGATTTCAGCCAGTATGATTTCTGGAACCAGATCCCCGATAACGGCCGCCTGATGAAGTGCGAAGGTTATCTCTACCCCGAAACTTACAACGTCTACACGGACGAAGACGTCTACTACTACGTCGATACCATGTACAGCGAGTTCGCCAGCAAGACCGCCGCCCTGGCCGATACCATCGCCGCCAAGGGCACCACGCTCGACGACGTGGTCAAGTTGGCCAGCTTCATTCAGGAGGAGGCCGGTCTCGAGAGTGAGGATGCCAAGGTCAGCGCCTGCTTCCACAACCGTCTTGAGTCCGACGACCCGCAGTGGGCCGAGCATAAGCTGGAATCCAACGCCTGCAGCTATATCATGCGGGACAGCGAGAACAACTACCTCTGGAACTCTCCCACGGCCCAGTACTACGGCTGGCCGGATCAGGGCGCCATCCCCGACGATGTGCTGGCCCTGTACGACACCTATTCCATCAGCGGCCTGCCCGCCGGCCCCATCTCCAACCCCGGTTACGCTGCCATCGAGGCTGCGCTGAATCCTGACCAGGAGTATATCGACGAGGGCTACTACTTCTTCGTCACCGGCCACCCCGGCACTGATGTTGCCGGCCAGTACTTCTACGCCAAGACGGCCGACGAGCACTACCAGAACTGCGTTAAGGCCGGTTGGGCCTGA